The sequence GGGTGGTGGCCCGTCTGCCGTCGAGCAGCCCCGCCTCGGCGAGCGCGAAGCTGCCGGTGCAGAAGCTCACGACCCGTGCGCCACGCGCGTGCGTGCGCGCGATCGCGTCCAGCACGTCCGGCCCGCGCGGTACGACGTTGTCCGGGCGGCCGGGCACGACCAGGGTGTCCGCCTCGTCCACCGCCTCCAGACCGGGAACCGCGGTCAGTGTGAAGAAGCCGTGGTTCATCCGCACCTCGGGCGTCGGCGTGCACAGCGTCACCTCGTACAGGGGCCGGGGCAGGCCCAGTTCGGGGCGAGGCAGGCCGAACAGTTCGGTGGCGACGCCCACCTCGAACGGGTTCGTGCCCCCGTCGACGATCACGGCGACCCGGTGGGGCCGCACCGGCTGAGAGGATCCTTGCGGCATATGCGATTTCTAGCACTCGTACGACGGTGACGGCACCCCGGACGATGAACGCATGGAACCGATCTCCCTCGAGGCGGCCCTCGCCTCCTTCACCGAGCGGTGGAGCCCCCGCATCGTGACCACCGTCAACGACTACGACGTACGCGTGGCCAAGGTCGAGGGCGAACACGTCTGGCACGTACACGACCACACCGACGAGTTCTTCCTGGTCCTCGGCGGCGAACTGCACCTCGCCCTCCGGGAGCCGGCCGGCGAGCGCACGGTCGTCCTGCCCAAGGGCTCGGTGTTCACCGTCCCGCGCGGCACCGAGCACAAGCCGTACGCGCCCGTGCCCGCCGAGATCCTGGTCTTCGAGCCCACCGGCACCCTCTCCGTGGGCGACCGGCACGACGAGGTCCCCGCGCACGTGGATACGACGACGGGCCACGCCCTGACCTGACCCAGTCCCGGAATCCACCGGGCCGAGAGGTGTCCCGGAGTTGAACTTCCCGTGCTCGCACGGAAGTTGACCAACCAATGAGGTGGGCCCCGAGTCGGACGTTGGGTAAGGCGCACAGCCGCGCACGTTCCTCTGGGAGGTCCCACATGCTCGCTCGTCCCGCCCGCCGCCGGGTGATACGCGCCGTCTCGGCGGCGACGCTGGTCCTCGGTACGGCCCTGGCCGCGCCGCTCACCCTGGCCGGCGCCGCCGGCGCCGCGCCGTCCTCGGCGACCGCCGAGGTCAACCAGTACGACTGGAAGCTCTTCTACACGGCCGCCCCCGGCCAGACCAACAAGGCCACCGTCACCGCCTCGCTCACCGCGGACCGCACGGGCTTCGTCTACGTGATCGACGACGTCGTCCCGATCACCGCGGGCCACGACTGCGCCTACCCCGACCGCGCGGACCACACGAAGGTCTCCTGCACGGTCACCGGTGTCGAGAGCCAGGACCCGTACCCCGCCCTGGTCATGGACCTCGGTGACCGCGACGACACGGTGGCGTACAAGAACGCCACCGACCAGGTCTACTCCTACGCCCAGATCTCGCTGGGCACCGGCAACGACACGGCGACCGACTCCGGCCGCCTCGACGGTGCCTACGTCTCGGGCAACGCGGGCAACGACACCATCACGGTGGGCAAGGAGGGCCTGGCCTGGGGCGGCGACGGCAACGACACGATCAACGCGGGCGGCGGCGACAACATCGTGCAGGGCGGCAAGGGCGACGACGCACTGCACGGCGGCGGGGCGGACCAGTACCTGTCCGGCGACGACGGCAACGACACGATCTCCGGCGGAACCGGCGACGACACCCTGAACGGCGGCAAGGGCAACGACGTCCTGTACGGCAACAGCGGCGACGACCGGCTGTACGGCAACAGCGGCGACGACCGGCTGTACGGCGGCGCGGGCCGGGACACGCTCTCCGGCGGCCCCGGCACGGATGTGATCCGCCAGAACTGAGGGCAGGGCTGAAGGGCAGTGCGGAAGGCCCCGAGGGCAGGCGCCGGACCGGCTGTCGGTGCCGGATGGCACGCTTGGAGCCATGACCGACTCCGCACGTCGACGCGCCCGCGTCCGCGCCCCCGAGCTGACCGGCAAGGGCGGCTGGCTGAACACGGGAGACAAGCAGTACACCCTGGCCGACCTGCGCGGACGCATCGTCGTCCTGGACTTCTGGACCTTCTGCTGCATCAACTGCCTGCACGTCCTGGACGAGCTGCGCGAGCTGGAGGAGAAGCACCGGGACACGGTGGTGGTCATCGGCGTTCACTCGCCGAAGTTCGTGCACGAGGCCGAGCACCGGGCGGTCGTGGACGCGGTGGAGCGGTACGGCGTGGAGCACCCGGTGCTGGACGACCCGGAGCTGGCCACCTGGAAGCAGTACGCGGTCCGGGCCTGGCCGACCCTCGTCGTCATCGACCCCGAGGGGTACGTGGTCGCCCAGCACGCCGGCGAGGGCCATGCGCACGCCATCGAGAAGCTGGTCGAGGAGCTGGAGACCGAGCACGCGGCGAAGGGCACGCTGCGCCGCGGCGACGGTCCTTACGTGCCGCCGGAGCCCGAGCCGACGGTGCTGCGCTTCCCCGGCAAGGCGCTGCTGCTGCCCGGCGGCACGTTCCTGGTCAGCGACACCACCCGGCACCAGCTGGTGGAGCTGGCCGAGGACGCCGAGACGGTCGTACGGCGCATCGGCGGCGGCGCGCGCGGATTCGCCGACGGCGGCCCCGGGGAGGCCGCCTTCAACGAGCCGCAGGGCCTCGCCCTGTCCGAGGACGGTACGGCGGTGATCGTCGCCGACACCGTCAACCACGCGCTGCGCCGCCTCGACCTCGCCACCGGCGGGGTGACCACCCTGGCCGGCACCGGCAGACAGTGGTGGCGGGGGTCCGCGACCTCCGGTCCGGCCCGTGAGGTGGACCTCTCCTCCCCGTGGGACGTGGCCGTCTTCGGCGCCAAGGTGTGGATCGCCATGGCGGGCGTGCACCAGCTGTGGACGTACGACCCCGCCACCGCGACCGTCGCCGTGGCGGCGGGCACCACCAACGAGGGCCTGGTGGACGGTCCCGGTGCCGAGGCCTGGTTCGCCCAGCCCTCCGGGCTCGCGGCCACCGCCGACCGGCTCTGGCTCGCCGACTCCGAGACCTCCGCGCTGCGCTGG is a genomic window of Streptomyces griseochromogenes containing:
- a CDS encoding cupin domain-containing protein — its product is MEPISLEAALASFTERWSPRIVTTVNDYDVRVAKVEGEHVWHVHDHTDEFFLVLGGELHLALREPAGERTVVLPKGSVFTVPRGTEHKPYAPVPAEILVFEPTGTLSVGDRHDEVPAHVDTTTGHALT
- a CDS encoding calcium-binding protein, with the translated sequence MLARPARRRVIRAVSAATLVLGTALAAPLTLAGAAGAAPSSATAEVNQYDWKLFYTAAPGQTNKATVTASLTADRTGFVYVIDDVVPITAGHDCAYPDRADHTKVSCTVTGVESQDPYPALVMDLGDRDDTVAYKNATDQVYSYAQISLGTGNDTATDSGRLDGAYVSGNAGNDTITVGKEGLAWGGDGNDTINAGGGDNIVQGGKGDDALHGGGADQYLSGDDGNDTISGGTGDDTLNGGKGNDVLYGNSGDDRLYGNSGDDRLYGGAGRDTLSGGPGTDVIRQN
- a CDS encoding thioredoxin-like domain-containing protein; amino-acid sequence: MTDSARRRARVRAPELTGKGGWLNTGDKQYTLADLRGRIVVLDFWTFCCINCLHVLDELRELEEKHRDTVVVIGVHSPKFVHEAEHRAVVDAVERYGVEHPVLDDPELATWKQYAVRAWPTLVVIDPEGYVVAQHAGEGHAHAIEKLVEELETEHAAKGTLRRGDGPYVPPEPEPTVLRFPGKALLLPGGTFLVSDTTRHQLVELAEDAETVVRRIGGGARGFADGGPGEAAFNEPQGLALSEDGTAVIVADTVNHALRRLDLATGGVTTLAGTGRQWWRGSATSGPAREVDLSSPWDVAVFGAKVWIAMAGVHQLWTYDPATATVAVAAGTTNEGLVDGPGAEAWFAQPSGLAATADRLWLADSETSALRWVDLDGHVHTAVGTGLFDFGHRDGPAGQALFQHPLGVTALPDGSVAVADTYNHALRRYDPATGEVSTLAADLREPSDAVLVGEDIVVVESARHRLTRLRLPEEAVRVEAVAHRTQRAATEVAPGRLRLDVIFQAPDGQKLDSRYGPSTRLLVSATPPELLLEGEGADTDLSRELELNPAVAEGVLHVSAMAASCDDDPANLYPACHVHQQDWGVPVRLTEGGADRLPLILAGMEER